The following coding sequences are from one Shewanella putrefaciens window:
- the bioA gene encoding adenosylmethionine--8-amino-7-oxononanoate transaminase, translating into MRNLLDFDFDSAHIWHPYTSMTHSLPVFGVHSAKGCELELIDGRKLIDGTSSWWACVHGYAHLDILSAMEKQLHQLSHVMFGGITHEPAIALCKKLIAMTCEPLTKVFLCDSGSIAVEVAIKMALQYWQGQEQPQKQRILTVKKGYHGDTFAAMSVCDPEGGMHTMFGDAVTKQCFVDAPQTAFGEALQADDLTAMRNTLSTHHNDIAAVIIEPIMQGAGGMRFYSAEYLIGLRALCDEFNILLILDEIATGFGRTGKLFAYEHAQITPDILCLGKALTGGYISLAATLCTDEVAQGISQSPAGVFMHGPTFMGNPLACAAACASLDVINRNEWQIQVAAIEQQMRTELKDAIEIPSVKAVRVLGAVGVLEMHEPVNTAALQQQFVDLGVWVRPFSHLIYIMPPYIINTTQLSQLTQAMKRVAATITPVNLTQARSNNTKQLISHG; encoded by the coding sequence ATGCGTAATTTACTCGATTTTGACTTTGACAGTGCCCATATTTGGCACCCTTACACCTCCATGACCCACTCTCTTCCGGTTTTTGGCGTGCACAGTGCAAAGGGCTGTGAGTTAGAGTTAATCGATGGTCGTAAACTGATTGACGGCACAAGTTCATGGTGGGCATGCGTCCATGGTTATGCCCATCTCGACATATTGAGTGCGATGGAAAAGCAATTACATCAACTAAGCCATGTGATGTTTGGCGGCATTACCCACGAGCCCGCTATCGCACTGTGTAAAAAGCTCATTGCCATGACCTGTGAGCCGCTAACAAAAGTCTTTTTATGCGACTCTGGCTCCATCGCCGTCGAAGTCGCCATCAAGATGGCTTTGCAATATTGGCAAGGCCAAGAACAACCTCAGAAGCAACGCATTCTGACTGTTAAAAAGGGCTACCACGGCGACACCTTTGCTGCTATGAGTGTCTGCGATCCCGAGGGTGGTATGCACACCATGTTTGGGGATGCTGTGACTAAACAATGCTTTGTCGATGCGCCACAAACCGCTTTTGGCGAAGCATTACAAGCGGATGATTTAACCGCAATGCGTAACACCTTAAGTACGCACCATAATGATATTGCTGCAGTGATTATCGAGCCTATCATGCAAGGCGCGGGCGGTATGCGCTTTTACAGTGCGGAGTATTTAATAGGACTTCGTGCCCTGTGTGATGAATTCAACATCCTATTGATCTTGGATGAAATCGCCACTGGCTTTGGCCGCACGGGTAAACTATTTGCCTATGAACACGCCCAAATCACCCCAGATATCTTATGTTTAGGTAAAGCGCTGACCGGTGGTTATATCAGCTTAGCGGCAACCCTATGTACTGATGAAGTGGCTCAGGGGATAAGCCAATCCCCCGCAGGCGTATTTATGCATGGCCCCACCTTTATGGGTAATCCTCTTGCCTGTGCAGCAGCTTGTGCAAGTCTTGATGTCATTAATCGGAATGAATGGCAGATCCAAGTAGCAGCCATTGAACAGCAAATGCGTACAGAGCTTAAAGATGCAATTGAAATTCCAAGTGTGAAGGCGGTGCGAGTACTCGGTGCCGTGGGAGTACTGGAAATGCATGAGCCAGTCAATACAGCCGCACTGCAACAACAATTTGTCGATTTAGGGGTATGGGTTCGCCCTTTCTCACACCTGATTTATATTATGCCGCCTTATATCATTAATACGACACAATTAAGCCAACTCACTCAAGCAATGAAGCGAGTTGCAGCAACAATTACGCCAGTAAACCTAACTCAAGCTCGCTCAAACAACACTAAGCAATTGATCAGCCATGGCTAG
- the bioB gene encoding biotin synthase BioB encodes MSQLQVRHDWKREEIEALFALPMNDLLFKAHSIHREVYDPNEVQISRLLSIKTGACPEDCKYCPQSARYDTGLEKERLLAMETVLTEARSAKAAGASRFCMGAAWRNPKEKDMPYLKQMVQEVKALGMETCMTLGMLSAEQANELADAGLDYYNHNLDTSPEYYGDVITTRTYQNRLDTLTHVRASGMKVCSGGIVGMGEKATDRAGLLQQLANLPQHPDSVPINMLVKVAGTPFEKLDDLDPLEFVRTIAVARILMPLSRVRLSAGRENMSDELQAMCFFAGANSIFYGCKLLTTPNPEESDDMGLFRRLGLRPEQGAVATLDDEQAVLAKAAAHQDKSTAQFYDAAAL; translated from the coding sequence ATGTCGCAGTTGCAAGTTCGCCATGATTGGAAGCGGGAAGAGATCGAAGCCTTATTTGCGCTACCGATGAATGACTTATTATTTAAAGCCCACAGTATTCACCGTGAGGTGTACGATCCTAATGAAGTGCAGATCAGCCGTTTGCTATCAATTAAAACGGGGGCTTGTCCTGAGGATTGTAAATATTGCCCGCAGAGTGCTCGCTATGATACAGGTCTAGAGAAAGAGCGTTTGCTGGCGATGGAAACCGTGTTGACCGAGGCTCGCAGTGCGAAAGCCGCGGGAGCTTCCCGTTTCTGCATGGGTGCAGCTTGGCGTAACCCCAAAGAAAAAGACATGCCATACCTTAAGCAAATGGTACAAGAGGTCAAAGCCTTAGGTATGGAAACCTGCATGACGCTTGGTATGTTATCCGCTGAACAAGCGAATGAGTTAGCAGATGCTGGACTAGATTATTACAACCACAATTTAGACACTTCGCCTGAATATTACGGTGATGTGATCACGACGCGTACCTATCAAAATCGTTTAGATACATTAACTCATGTACGCGCATCTGGGATGAAAGTGTGCTCAGGTGGAATTGTCGGTATGGGTGAAAAGGCAACTGATCGCGCAGGCTTACTGCAACAGCTGGCTAATTTACCGCAACATCCTGATTCAGTGCCTATCAATATGTTAGTCAAAGTGGCGGGGACGCCGTTTGAGAAGCTTGACGATCTCGACCCACTCGAATTCGTGCGTACTATCGCCGTGGCGCGTATCTTAATGCCACTTTCTCGCGTGCGTTTATCGGCGGGTCGCGAAAATATGAGTGATGAACTGCAGGCGATGTGTTTCTTTGCTGGTGCCAATTCGATTTTCTATGGTTGCAAATTGCTAACCACACCTAACCCAGAAGAAAGCGATGATATGGGGTTATTCCGTCGTTTAGGTTTGCGTCCTGAGCAGGGCGCCGTGGCAACCCTTGATGATGAACAGGCGGTGCTGGCTAAAGCGGCTGCCCATCAA